Proteins encoded together in one Lathyrus oleraceus cultivar Zhongwan6 chromosome 5, CAAS_Psat_ZW6_1.0, whole genome shotgun sequence window:
- the LOC127081604 gene encoding uncharacterized protein LOC127081604 yields the protein MTNKNCLEALDRSLQDICSNSAPFGGKVLIMGGDFRQVLPVVRKEFAEFLIRIGGGVEPTKPDDMVRLPLHIAIPWEGEHSIQVLIQHIFPNLELHGWDAPYMVQRTILTPTNDDVQKLNDMIIDQFPGEEHNLLSFDKVERDNHNLYHQEFLNSIAQGSFPPHILKIKKDAPLMLLRNLDPRYGLCNGTRLLCRGLFMNMLDVEILTGSNARKRAFLPRIKIKTTASDGLPFVLSRKQFPVRLSFAITINKSQGQTIPNVGIYLPRHVFSHGQLYVALSRGVSQTTTRVLTREGKLKGEDAKLEHGEIFQLCKELRRKNITNFEDKWNTWKDEQSISSIGKLDNKVYLSFPNPGNSETNHNCCFTKSRLKQSITILQFFKSQERIDKGTYEELIRIFIRYILSFVCNM from the exons ATGACAAACAAAAATTGTTTGGAAGCCTTAGATCGATCATTACAAGACATTTGTAGCAACAGTGCTCCATTTGGTGGAAAAGTTCTGATCATGGGGGGAGATTTTCGTCAAGTTCTTCCTGTTGTAAGAAAAG AGTTTGCAGAATTTCTTATTCGCATTGGTGGTGGTGTTGAACCTACCAAACCAGATGACATGGTGAGGTTACCTTTACATATTGCAATCCCATGGGAAGGTGAACATTCCATACAAGTACTTATCCAACATATTTTTCCTAATTTAGAATTGCATGGTTGGGATGCCCCATATATGGTACAAAGAACTATTTTGACACCAACAAATGATGATGTCCAGAAATTGAATGATATGATTATCGATCAGTTTCCAGGAGAAGAACATAATTTGTTATCGTTTGACAAGGTTGAACGAGATAATCATAATTTATACCATCAAGAATTCTTAAACTCAATTGCACAAGGTAGTTTTCCACCACATATTCTAAAGATAAAAAAGGATGCACCATTGATGTTGTTACGAAATCTAGATCCTAGATATGGATTGTGTAATGGGACTCGGTTATTATGTCGTGGTTTATTTATGAATATGTTGGATGTGGAAATCTTGACAGGAAGCAACGCAAGAAAACGTGCTTTTTTGCctagaattaaaataaaaacaactGCAAGTGATGGACTgccttttgtccttagtagaAAGCAGTTTCCTGTGCGACTAAGTTTTGCAATTACAATAAATAAATCACAAGGACAAACCATTCCAAATGTTGGAATATATCTTCCACGACATGTTTTTAGTCATGGACAGTTATATGTGGCTTTATCCAGGGGTGTTTCACAGACTACAACAAGAGTTTTAACCAGGGAAGGAAAATTGAAAGGAGAAGATG CCAAACTAGAACATGGTGAAATCTTTCAATTATGTAAGGAGTTGAGACGAAAGAAT ATAACAAACTTTGAAGATAAATGGAACACATGGAAGGATGAACAAAGTATTTCATCCATAGGCAAACTCGACAATAAGGTGTATTTATCTTTTCC AAATCCAGGTAATTCAGAAACAAATCATAATTGTTGTTTTACCAAATCTAGACTAAAACAAAGTATCACCATTCTCCAG ttttttaaatctcaagagCGCATTGATAAAGGGACGTACGAAGAATTGATTCGAATCTTTATAAG ATACATATTAAGTTTTGTTTGCAATATGTAA